A stretch of the Tannerella serpentiformis genome encodes the following:
- a CDS encoding tRNA threonylcarbamoyladenosine dehydratase, whose translation MNENDLFFSRTELLIGREAMLRMERARVILFGVGGVGSWCAEGLVRSGVRRLTLVDSDRVSPTNINRQLPATRQTVGRVKVDVLKERLAEINPEAAIDAIAGVYNADTSASFGLEQYDYIIDAIDSLQEKVHLIRTATRLPQATFFSSMGAALKADPQRIRVAKFRRVAGCPLAAALRRQLKQGEPPARDFLCVYSDEVLENQGAPSASLDGANSAPVSTWDARKARINGTLAHITAIFGFTLSGLVIQDIIHKTSDSHVG comes from the coding sequence ATGAATGAAAATGACCTCTTTTTTTCCCGCACCGAGCTGCTTATCGGGCGGGAGGCCATGCTGCGGATGGAGCGCGCGCGCGTGATTCTGTTCGGCGTGGGCGGCGTGGGTAGCTGGTGTGCCGAGGGCTTGGTGCGCTCGGGTGTCCGCCGACTGACGTTGGTGGACTCTGACCGTGTAAGCCCTACCAATATCAACCGCCAGCTGCCAGCCACGCGGCAGACGGTGGGGCGCGTGAAGGTGGACGTCCTCAAGGAGCGCCTCGCTGAGATCAACCCCGAGGCCGCGATCGACGCCATCGCAGGTGTGTACAATGCCGACACCTCGGCGTCGTTCGGTCTGGAGCAATACGATTACATCATCGACGCCATCGATAGCCTCCAGGAAAAAGTGCACCTCATCCGCACGGCTACACGCCTGCCGCAAGCCACTTTCTTCTCCAGCATGGGCGCCGCACTCAAGGCCGATCCGCAGCGAATCCGCGTGGCCAAATTCCGCCGCGTGGCGGGCTGCCCATTAGCGGCTGCGCTGCGCCGTCAGCTCAAACAGGGCGAACCACCTGCGCGCGACTTCCTCTGCGTCTACAGCGACGAAGTGCTCGAAAATCAGGGTGCACCATCCGCCTCGCTCGACGGCGCCAACTCGGCACCGGTCTCCACTTGGGACGCCCGCAAGGCACGCATCAATGGCACGTTGGCGCACATCACGGCCATCTTCGGCTTCACACTCTCTGGACTCGTTATACAAGACATCATACACAAAACCTCTGACTCACATGTGGGATAA